ATAAAGATAATTCACCCATTcaaaggatgaaatcataagcaCGAAAAGAGGGAGGGATGAATACCTATGTTGTATGACTAATGAGGTTTGGCTAAATgagtaagaaaaaataaatacatgttTGTCTTCCATGAATTCGCATGTTCGGATTTCACGGGCCAAACTTTCCAAACCTTGAGGTCATTAGAGGGTTTGTATGGTCATTAATTCAAGGACTCAAAAATTAGTTAAGGTGCGAACAAGCTGGCTTCAATATtcgattattaaaaaaaaagaattttgttttaaGTAGTATTGAGAGttattaagaaaaatgaagattaaAAAGAAATCGACTTAAGTTACccaaaattaagtactccattCATCTCAAATTCTTGATCCTTCTTGAAgtgcgtgtcatttttcaattgattatatcttacaatttacaattttttaggtgattttaaaaactttgtataaaaaatttatcaaacaagatctatatttgatataaaaatattataaattaaaagatatagtcaTGAGACttacttccaaaaaaaagaaaagggaccgAGAATTTAAGACGGAGAGAATATTGAAACTATACAATGGCACCACTTTTATCACACGTGAGAATCCAAAGCCCAAGGATAGTCCACACTCCACAGTTTGAGTTTGTTGTCAAAAAGTCCACATATgtgagaagtttttcagtgtcgggtggGTATATTCTACTTGATGTCCGCTCATGCATTCAAGCTGCCCAAAAGTATTCTGGACGTGacaaagtttttttaaaattcaaaccgtcCAAAGTGCTTTTGAATGGCCTAGATACACCAAGCGGTATCATGTGGTACCCACCCTCTTAAAATCTAAACTGTCCAAAACATTAAATAGAGCAAACTAGTCGGAAGCCAAATTGACCTGATGTTTCCCCGTCCGGCTGTTCATCACATTCCCGACTCTTCTAGACCTTTGGTTTTCGCAGTGGGCTTACCAGAATCAACTAGAATTTTCCCCTCTCGAACTTTCCCACCTCCCCTTTTTAACTTCCAAAATTCCGCCTCATCATTCCATTCCTGCAAATCAAACCACCTCTTCGTAACAGGCATTACGTCCCAACTGCAAATTCTTCCAAATCAATTCGCTCCCTCAGGTACCCACAGAAATCCAACtggtctttttttctttcaacgtTGTTTTGCTTCTTGGGTTCTCTTTATATCTGTTTTTCTGTCTTTTGACATCTGGGTTTTGAAGAATTTCGATTATTTTGCAGAGTCTGTTGGTTTTCCGAAAGGGATGAGCGCTGTAGATTCAGGCGTGCTGGATATCCACCTCCTCAATTTCCCTGACGGTATGGGGAAGTTGGTGTTCCCTTCACGTTCAAACGAGACGCATGAGAACAAGGGCGTGTCGAGTATCCCAGTCGACATTCTCGAGACCCCCAAGCACTTCACTTTCTTCATGGATGTCCCTGGTTTATCCAAGTCTGACATTCAGGTATTGCATATTCTCCATTACCTTTGCAGTTGTCTGATGATTTTGCTTTTTTAAATACGATGGCTAATCTTAAGTTATTGGTGGGATTTAGGTGACCGTCGAGGAGGATAACAATCTGGTGATTCGGAGCAACGGGAAAAGGAAACGCGAAGATGGGGATGAAGAAGACTGCAAGTACCTCAGGCTTGAGAGGAGGGCACCTCAGAAACTGATGAGGAAGTTCCGCATACCCGAGAATAGCAATGTCAATGCCATCACAGCGAAATGCGAGAATGGGGTGTTAACTGTGACAATTGAGAAGCTGCCGCCTCCACCCAAGTCCAAGACTGTCGAAGTCGCCATAGCATAAAAAGGAAGAAGGCTTGTTGGAGTCTCGAGTGGATTGCTATTTTTGGCTTTGTAACGATGTAGATATAGTCTTTAGGATGTGTAGCGTACCACCTTTTAGTTTATTATGGCATCGACATGGGCGTTGAAAGAGTGTTTTGCATCCTCAAGAAGTAGTAAGTTCAAATGTAATCGGCATTAGTCGTTTTGGTATGTGATGCCATTGGTTGCTTTTGATGTAGGCACTATACCACTTTGAAAGGTAATCCACAATCCAATTAGCGCTGTTTGCTTCTATGCATTGTCCTCTGCCTGAGTTTAGCTTCAGAAGAGAGAACTATGATCAAGTGGTCTTACTGACCCAATAGTTTGATAAGCCTAAATAACGAGGGAGCTAATCAATGAATGACGAAATTTGAACTAGTCGAATTTATTTGAAGAACCAAACAACTGGACAAGTAGTCATCTCCTGGATATAAAGTTCAATTTTAGTTCAATTCGATGTTCAAACGAACAGGGCTTGAGTTTCTAGCTATATTTTGGTTGAGTTTCAAAACCATATAGTGAGACAAAAAGTCATCCTGGATATGAAGTTTAATTTTGGGCTTGAGTTTCGAGACTATATGCTTTGGCTCAATTCAATGTTCAAACGAACAGGCCTAGAGGTTCAAGACTATAGACTATGGAGAAACAATTAAAGGTGATCGTAGGGAAAACAATAAACGGGAATCTCATTAACTGATTGGGAACGGACCAGCAATATAAATTACAAATACTACAAATTTAATGGACATTAAAGGTGATCGTAGGGAAAACAACAAATTTAACCCATCTTTGCGTTTCTTGCATTTTAACTTACAAATACTACATTACCATTCCCCAGGCCTTACGAGTCTCTCATAAATTGAACGGACAAAATTTAATGGACATTACATCCGAAACTCCCTTCTTCAAAGACATGGTGTCATGAGGGGGCTAATGGGTTGCCAAGGTATAGCTTTAGGAGTGAACTCTTACTTGgacttctttctcttcttctttgatGATGAGTTTTTCCTCTTGGCGGACTTGTCTTTCGGAGTAGAATCCTCATCTAACAGATGCTCATACTCCTCAAGACTTGCAAAAGGGGAAGCTCCACTTCGCCCTTTAGACTTCCGTTTCCTTTTCCCTTGATCTAATAgtacatcttcttcttcatcacttCCGTCATCTGCATCTCCTATATCAACATCATCGTCAATGTCATCACCAtcagcatcatcatcatcatcatcatctcccaCAGCAATATCTGATTGGACGTCAATCTCTTCATCATCGCTAACATTACCAACCaagtcatcatcatcttcaacgGCAACTTGATCCAAATCGTCGTAATCATATTCACCATCCGCCGCAATAGAAGGAACAACAGAGTCCAACATGTTGTCAATCTCTTCATTGTCACTCTCATCGTCACCTTCTTCACCGCCATATAGCTCTTCAGCCGCCTCGTCCTCtgctcctttcttcttcttctttttctttggcttCTTTGAGGAACTCATCTTGTTCATATAGAACTTGTGGAAGACAAGATCTTCAGGTGGTACATCGGTTTCAGCCAATGAGAGAATCTCTGGCCCAATCAACTGGTTGTTCATGTcaagctggagagagagagagctatcTCAAATGAAAGAAGAAATCTACTCTACTATGGAAAATAACAGCTGAAAGCTTCACACAAACAGGAAATCTGAAGGAAGCATCTATACTATGACTTGCCTTCTTAGAAGGTTCAATCTGGGAACCACCATGCCATGTGCTTTGCTTGGGTTTCTTCTCCATTAACTTGTCGAGGAAAGCAGTGAGTGAGAGGTCGTTTAATGGGTTTCCATTGTACACGATATTGGCCCCTGACAGAAGGGTTCTCGCCATGGTAGCAACCGACGGGTGCACGTGTGAAGCCAGCACCGTAAGCTCCCACCAGCTTACACAATCTGCATTGCTGttgaaacacaaaaaataaattaacaagatTGTCAGAATGGAAATTCCCTGTCATAATAGAAGAGATTGAAGGGACagaaaaaaagggagaattGGGGCCCATTTGGTTCTATTTGCCTTTTTTTTGGGGATCTTTTCATCGTTAGTATTTCCCCCTCACATTTTGGTCAAAAGATTAGTTTTTCCGGTTCGCTGCGGGGGAGATATCGAAAATGTAAGAAATACCGGTCCATATTTGCAGATTTTGCTTATTCTGTTGTTTCcaataatttcaaaatcttctttttccatttttctggtTCATCTCGTTGACACAAAcacgaaaaatgaaaaatataaccaaaataaacaaGAGTTCCACTGAAGACGAAAAGATTCTGAAGAATAGAGAAATAAGCAAAGTGAACCAAAAAAGACCCAAGTGTGAATGCACCAACTCAGCTCGCAATAAAGATGCTGTGCGCCCCCCTAAATCGCACACAACTTCAATCCAGTTCTACGAAGGTGAAATTATGAAAGTACCAATAAGAAGGCTCCCTGTGTCGCGGATTGTACCCTCCTGGCAATGAAGACCTTCCGACAGATACTTGAGGTTGCAGCTTAGTTAAATCAGGAATTTCTTTCGTTTCCTTAACATCTTCCAAACCACCCGCAACAAGCAAGTCCTCTTCTTCATCTGAAACATCAGTTTCAGAATCGGAAGCCGAAGAAACATCTTCCTCTTGTGAAGAATCACCGTCAGTATAGGTGCTATCACTAGTACTAACAATTTTGCTGGCATTATCTGTTTCACTAGATTTCATGGGTTTTTGATCTGTGGTTTCTTCTTCAATATCTTCAAAATGCTCAACATCTTCATTAGCAGACTCATTCTGAAGCACCAGCTGCCTGTATTATAACGAGTAATGTTTTTGGAGAAGTTTCTTCGTTGTCAGCCAAGACAAGACAACTTGGTACACTACAATTAAACATTCAAAAGCAGTGTTACCATAGAGGGGGCCTTGCTTTAAGGACTTCAGAGAGGAGGAAAAGACACCCACAAGCATATTGAGGTGGCTGCTGGAGGGCAACCTGTCAAAGACACTCAATAGTGACCGCAAAGGAAGCAGGACAATATACACGACGCTTCAATCGGACTGGCATGCAGCCAGGCTAGTATGTAATACAGAGTATCAATCATCGCAGCAACATCATTTTCTTAggggacaaagaaaataaactctAAAATGGTAGCACAAACTGATGTTGTGGGCAAGGCGAATTTCATAATGGTTTCTTGGCCAGCTAACAGAGAATAAAGCACCAGATTTCAATACAAACACAACAGGTTTAAATTGATATGATACAAGCAGGCAAAGAAATCACGAAAAAACAGGAAGGATGGAAATTAAATAGCCATTTAAGCAATTTATATCTGAATTTTTTCACTTGAAATGATTGTATACCAACAAGGTCCAAATGTTAAAAGTAGAGTTCATATACGTCCAAATCGCAAACATCCAAAAGAActgcaaaacaagaaagaatatatTTCATCACTGACCTGCAACAAACGTTTTGAGAAGGCTGAAATTCTCTTTAAATTGACGTCACTTTTCATAGCTCTCAATAGTAGCCCAATAAACATCTCTTCCTGATGTAtaatccaaaattccaacatCAAATATTAGAAAGCGAAAGGAAGACAAAAATGACTAGTCCATGCAAGAGTATAACAGCTCATGAAAATAAATCTACTCATAAGCAAAGCATTAAGCATATAATAAGTAGATGAAAAACAGGGGAAGCTAAAGGTAGGAACAAAGACAATGGCAGTATTTCAGCACATTGTCATCTTATCAGCAGAATAGCGTTCGTATCTGAAGTTGAGCAAACACAACTAAACTGTGAGAGCTCATAATGGGCTATGTGTCCCACATCACCTATGAAAGGATAATTGGTTTGATACATATGGCAATATCCACCAGTCACTATTAACtcgaggttaaccttttgagccatggTTAGACTAAGGGTTAAGTAGGTCAGCTGGCACGGGTCGTTACAGTAGGTATCAGAGCACAACGCCTACATGGTgggggccacctctagaatTTGGTAGAGCACACGGATGTGCTCTATAGAACTAAGTGCCACACTGTGACCACTAGGAAAAGGTTGCTAGGCCAATGCAACGGGTGCAACGAACACGTTGCATCATAAGGTGGGGACAATGTGAGAGCCCATTAAGTCTCACATCGCCTATGAAAGTATAATTGGTTTGATATATATGGCAATACCCACCGGTTACTATTAACTCGAGGTTATTTTGAGCCATGTGGTTAGGCTAAGGGTTAAGAAAGTCAGCTGGCGCGGGTTGTTATATAAACTCACCacagaaacaaaaaggaatTTCTTATACATCCTTGATAAACCTAAGTATATTCAAACAAAAATGACAAACAAACTTGCCTTCGAAGAGTTCATGGCAGCTGGAAGTAGAAGCTTTGAATACAAGGCACGGAAAAACCGATCACTAACTATCTGATTTTTGGATGAGATTTTATCAAGAAGCATTAGGGCTTGAACTCCTACATTGAAGTTTTTAGAATGAACCTGCAGATTGAAATGACGATTTTCAAATTCCAATGCTTAGATTATCTCAAACCATATCTCAAGTTAGAAAAGATACTCCTAAAAGAAATGAATTAGTAAGCTCATATGCTTACCAGCTGGAAGAGCATGGGTGTTTGCACCTCAATAATGTCGTCAGCTTCATTActagaaacaaaaggaaatgctCTATTGACTCCCTGAAAAATAATCGGAAAAAGGACATAAGTCAGTCTTTCACAAGTTTTGGTGCAGGAATATAGTGTAGACCCACGTAAGCAAGAAAAATATCACATCATGATGAAAACATTCCACTATTTGTCACGCTTTCTACAGTACAATTTTATAAGAAACATCGAGTTTGTTATGACACATTGACACCATCATCATACTTGTCCCCAGGAGGAAAAAAGGACTTCAACATCACGCTTTGGTCCAAGTTTCCAACACACGTAATGGTGCCATAAACGGAAGAACAGAAATCAGATTACAAAATAACAGCAAGATAAGCTGCAATTATAATGGCCAACATTTTGCATCACCAAGTCCCAAATTTCAATCATTTTGCAGTTGAGCaacaaaaaaactagttatCCCGGGTGGTTATATCTCAATGGATAAAAACCCCAACGCCCAAGAATATGGAGGCTCATAGACACATCACACATCTCTCAAAAGTTGAAATTGAGCCTGAAATTATAAATAGAACACTTTTACATGCAAGAAATCTCACATGAAAATAGAATTCATTTAAACTGGCTTTTGAGAGAGCAGCCCAAAGTCAAGAGCCGACTTGTATTATATATGTATGTTTTAAGCAGAGCATCATTTTAAGCACAGCAACATTTTATTTCTTTGAACAGTAGCAATATGAGCAGAGCTCATCACAATTGGGTATTTTTTCTAGGCAGAAGCAAGAAGTCGATTGTACTAACCGTCAGGAGAGCTGTTAACAATCGTGAGTCCATTTCAACATGAGATTCTGATGACTGACTGTTCACTTTACTATCTTTGGAAGAACTGGAAGCTTTCTTGTCAtcctctttcctctttttttcgTTCATAAGACTCCCACCAGCCTCAGAAATAAGTACCTGAGATAGGAAAAGATTAATGATCTTTAAAATTTCATAAACTTGTATGATGCAGCAGAGTAATTTACATAAATAACCACATTCCGCAACAGTGATGGCCTGGTACTGAGACAGgataaaaagaaattcaagagACCCAATCCGGGAACACTTGCTAACACAACAAAATTTTGGACTCCCAGTACCTTAAACAGAGCAAAATAAACTTCGACCAGCCTCTTTGCCACCTTAGATCCATCTCCTCTGTGACTCAGACGAATTTGGCTCAAGAAGTTTACCTTCATATGAGAAGCACCAcattaatataataatgcaaCAGAATGAATAGCACAGAATGAAGGAAGATCACTAAGAAGTCATGAGCCTACAAGCGGCAAATAGAGCTCGGAATCAATTGCTATCAAAATCAGTTAAATTACTTCAAAAGAGATGTAGCTACATGAGTTGTTAAAACAAATTTAGTGGTTATGTTGTAAACCAATGTAATTTATGTAAATTTAGAAGATACATGGTGGAATTTAAATAAAGTAACACAGTGTGTCCTGAATGATGCAGAATATGTCACATCTGCATATGGCTCCGAATAAGTTTTGCAAAGTACACCCATATCATAATGTATTCCGTAATCCCAATTGACATTTTTGTGGCATTTATCCCCCCAAGTATACTAATACAACAAAACTCGTGCTAAGGATATACAAACATGTCATAGGTGTGGGTGTGGATCTTCTTAGAAGATGATAGTCATGGAGCTGACACGACATCAGATGAAGCAGCAAGAGGAGAGATGGGGCATTGTTAGATCGAGAAAGAATGTGGCCATCGTGGTGGTGATGATTTTTTGAATCCACCAGAGATGACAACCATTTTTACTGTGTATATTGCATGTATAGACCTCCTTTATAGTAGGATCGAGCCATGGTGCTGACTGTCAAATAACCTACGCATGGTGTCCTGTGCTCAGGGACCAACCGCTCATCCCCTTGCACCAGCGAAACCAATATCTATCAAAAATGCCATGGGTGCCGATGGGCAGCAGTTAAGGTTCAACAATGCAAAGAAGATCAAAACTTCAGTAGAATTTCACACAGTTCAATGCACTTTAACTTGTTTCTATAAAAACATATCCAAACACGCTTATGAACCTAACCACCACCTAGAAGGGGTTGTGAACACATTTCaggtttaaaaaaatgagtacaGGCTTAGACTCACAGCATGATACTTGGATCGCATTCCCAAATGGGGCCGAAAGAGAAAATTATCCACCTCATCAATCACCACAACCTGTACATTTAAGTTAAGTAACGTAAGATGCAAATACCTGCGAGAGGACCACGACAAGATTCTACCTTATGGTACTTATAAAAGGCCCAATAAGAGGAAAGCTAGTTCTAGCAAAAACAGAGATAAGATACTTAAAGGTACAAATAATTGATAAGCGAAAAACTAGCAAACGTACAAATGTATCTAAACCGAATAGTTCACCTTCATGTTCGGATGGTCAGTCAAAAGCTTTGATAAATGAAAATCAGCATTAGATGCGGCCTTACTTTCAGGATCTCCAAGCTGTTGGCAAGCACAAAATTACTATATTAGAAAAAATTATGACTGTTTCCATAAGCTTAAGGTAGAATAATGATAATATGAGGCATCTgtcaaattttcaaacaaagaaaatcCAATGAGAAAATACCTTGTTAACTAGCGCAGAAAGCAATCTGCGCTCTTGCTCTGATTTACTCCGCAGCAACGTGTACATTGTCTGCACACAGTAAAAAACATAAGAAAGCTCCCAAAAAATCTTGTCTTATTATGAAATGAGCTGGAGAAACCGTGGGAAGAACCACAATATTTACTTGATCAATAAGCATGTAATtgtgttttgaataaaaagtgtAACAATATCAAACAAAAGTTGGTGGTAATACAAATATAAAGCCCTGCGGATAGAACAAAAGTGGGTGCTAATATACATGTAAATTAGATACTGTGAAGTACAAGGCATATCTGGATCACAAACCTTCAATGCTTTGTCTTTTAGTATAGGTAACATATCTCTCGAAGCTTCCTCAAGTGCAATAACAAAACGCTCATACCTGCAATTGACAAGTAAGATAATGCGATTCATGCCTCATTACAAACAGacaaaggaaaggaaaacaaatgttCAGAGATACCTCTGCTTTAGACATTCCTCCCAATGCCAAAAGAGCAGTAGAGAGTAACCGTCTTTGGACTCTGGGAGAAGATTCAAAGGCCGCTGGAAAAGAGTCTTCAATTTCCTATCAGGTAATAGACTGccaaaaaagtaaaatcttTTAAGTGCTTCATCCACAATATCTACGCACAACTTTTCTGGTCATTGTATTGAAACCATTCAGATACAAATCTAAGAGTAACCCATAACTTTCTGAATGTAAAACCACACACACAGAGGAAATGCCCCTACTGTGCCTGATTACAGTCTAACCCAGCAAATATTGGAAATTGATCCATTTTTCATACGTTTGGGACAGCTATTCCCattagaaaaagaaatactGTATTAACGTatctacaaaaacaaaatatcaaacaaGAATAAGAGCCTATAGGGGATGTAAAGTTGGTGCCCAATTGAATATTGTTGTGCCTGCATGAGTGCACATCCTCACCAAGAGACATAAGCATGACTCgattgtaatttattccatttacTAACtacaaacacacacgcacacaatacgagagagagagagagagagagagagagagagagagagagagagagagagagaaccttgaAATAAAGAGTTCTCTCAGTGCTTCGAACCCCGTCAGGGCATGGCGCTTTCCCACTTTTGATGTCACCATTCCTGCATTGCATGGTTGATTACATTGGTAGAAAACTCTTCTATACGATGCACTAAGCTAATTCAGAATATCAACAGAATTTGGCAATGATTGACAACCAATACCACACCAGAATCAAAGGGGAATATTGACAAAGTTCACCACAAACCATTTCTAGAAGGTACAGAGGATAGATCCCTAAAGCACCTTCAAGCTTGACATTGTGATGCAGTGATTACAGTCCATATGAAGTGCAAGAACACAAAATCAAGACAGCATTCGAGTAAAATGTTTCCTTAAGTTCAAGCGGAATGCATTTGAGAGCAAATTGGAACAATATATAGACAAGTTAGTCAATCTTATGTTTAGGATTTATAATAATTCACGAGCTTAATCTCTGAATAGGGGTTGTGTGGTGACAGTTCGGGAGACAGGTTGGGGGTGTTTTTTAGGGTATTGTTGGTCTTTGACCAGCACTTGGGTCTCGCGTACCTATGGAGATtaagaaattttaattttcttgtgcccttgtccttttaatctctgTAACTTTCGAATTTggtgattaataaaaaattttgctgatcaatatatatatatagtcattttcaaatgaggaggtccttattttaacaaGGACCTCTTCATTTatcccattttccgttcgaattacgatgatctgagccgttcaatgtgttcagaacgtgattataagagtaCACGcgaggaatcaacaaaaaaaatgactaggaaaggcttcatccgagcagtttttatttgaaccattcgataaaaaaacaaacaaaaactgctcggatgaagccttttcggtcatttttttttgctgatttcaagcgagtacccttaaaatcacgttctgaacatat
This DNA window, taken from Rhododendron vialii isolate Sample 1 chromosome 8a, ASM3025357v1, encodes the following:
- the LOC131335517 gene encoding protein SLOW WALKER 2 isoform X1, whose translation is MAISKSKKPEPTHDEDLLKSDVASFASSIGLSTSSAPHSGFNDSDFRKTGPIKPSKHPKPNVGESKFDKNNNNNNNNTKEKERPKPKPNPRVFPASNDSKGFDRFKNLPKLPLMKASALGAWHADAAELEEKVIGKKKVEAFLDGEERKRAAAKKKELAERLLAQYVHEFESSRGQSGDIKMLIATQRSGTATDKVSAFSVMVGENPVANLRSLDALLGMVTSKVGKRHALTGFEALRELFISSLLPDRKLKTLFQRPLNLLPESKDGYSLLLFWHWEECLKQRYERFVIALEEASRDMLPILKDKALKTMYTLLRSKSEQERRLLSALVNKLGDPESKAASNADFHLSKLLTDHPNMKVVVIDEVDNFLFRPHLGMRSKYHAVNFLSQIRLSHRGDGSKVAKRLVEVYFALFKVLISEAGGSLMNEKKRKEDDKKASSSSKDSKVNSQSSESHVEMDSRLLTALLTGVNRAFPFVSSNEADDIIEVQTPMLFQLVHSKNFNVGVQALMLLDKISSKNQIVSDRFFRALYSKLLLPAAMNSSKEEMFIGLLLRAMKSDVNLKRISAFSKRLLQVALQQPPQYACGCLFLLSEVLKARPPLWQLVLQNESANEDVEHFEDIEEETTDQKPMKSSETDNASKIVSTSDSTYTDGDSSQEEDVSSASDSETDVSDEEEDLLVAGGLEDVKETKEIPDLTKLQPQVSVGRSSLPGGYNPRHREPSYCNADCVSWWELTVLASHVHPSVATMARTLLSGANIVYNGNPLNDLSLTAFLDKLMEKKPKQSTWHGGSQIEPSKKLDMNNQLIGPEILSLAETDVPPEDLVFHKFYMNKMSSSKKPKKKKKKKGAEDEAAEELYGGEEGDDESDNEEIDNMLDSVVPSIAADGEYDYDDLDQVAVEDDDDLVGNVSDDEEIDVQSDIAVGDDDDDDDADGDDIDDDVDIGDADDGSDEEEDVLLDQGKRKRKSKGRSGASPFASLEEYEHLLDEDSTPKDKSAKRKNSSSKKKRKKSK
- the LOC131335520 gene encoding 17.4 kDa class III heat shock protein isoform X1, yielding MFPRPAVHHIPDSSRPLVFAVGLPESTRIFPSRTFPPPLFNFQNSASSFHSCKSNHLFVTGITSQLQILPNQFAPSGTHRNPTGLFFFQRCFASWVLFISVFLSFDIWVLKNFDYFAESVGFPKGMSAVDSGVLDIHLLNFPDGMGKLVFPSRSNETHENKGVSSIPVDILETPKHFTFFMDVPGLSKSDIQVTVEEDNNLVIRSNGKRKREDGDEEDCKYLRLERRAPQKLMRKFRIPENSNVNAITAKCENGVLTVTIEKLPPPPKSKTVEVAIA
- the LOC131335517 gene encoding protein SLOW WALKER 2 isoform X2, producing the protein MAISKSKKPEPTHDEDLLKSDVASFASSIGLSTSSAPHSGFNDSDFRKTGPIKPSKHPKPNVGESKFDKNNNNNNNNTKEKERPKPKPNPRVFPASNDSKGFDRFKNLPKLPLMKASALGAWHADAAELEEKVIGKKKVEAFLDGEERKRAAAKKKELAERLLAQYVHEFESSRGQSGDIKMLIATQRSGTATDKVSAFSVMVGENPVANLRSLDALLGMVTSKVGKRHALTGFEALRELFISSLLPDRKLKTLFQRPLNLLPESKDGYSLLLFWHWEECLKQRYERFVIALEEASRDMLPILKDKALKTMYTLLRSKSEQERRLLSALVNKLGDPESKAASNADFHLSKLLTDHPNMKVVVIDEVDNFLFRPHLGMRSKYHAVNFLSQIRLSHRGDGSKVAKRLVEVYFALFKVLISEAGGSLMNEKKRKEDDKKASSSSKDSKVNSQSSESHVEMDSRLLTALLTGVNRAFPFVSSNEADDIIEVQTPMLFQLVHSKNFNVGVQALMLLDKISSKNQIVSDRFFRALYSKLLLPAAMNSSKAKMFIGLLLRAMKSDVNLKRISAFSKRLLQVALQQPPQYACGCLFLLSEVLKARPPLWQLVLQNESANEDVEHFEDIEEETTDQKPMKSSETDNASKIVSTSDSTYTDGDSSQEEDVSSASDSETDVSDEEEDLLVAGGLEDVKETKEIPDLTKLQPQVSVGRSSLPGGYNPRHREPSYCNADCVSWWELTVLASHVHPSVATMARTLLSGANIVYNGNPLNDLSLTAFLDKLMEKKPKQSTWHGGSQIEPSKKLDMNNQLIGPEILSLAETDVPPEDLVFHKFYMNKMSSSKKPKKKKKKKGAEDEAAEELYGGEEGDDESDNEEIDNMLDSVVPSIAADGEYDYDDLDQVAVEDDDDLVGNVSDDEEIDVQSDIAVGDDDDDDDADGDDIDDDVDIGDADDGSDEEEDVLLDQGKRKRKSKGRSGASPFASLEEYEHLLDEDSTPKDKSAKRKNSSSKKKRKKSK
- the LOC131335520 gene encoding 17.4 kDa class III heat shock protein isoform X3 is translated as MSAVDSGVLDIHLLNFPDGMGKLVFPSRSNETHENKGVSSIPVDILETPKHFTFFMDVPGLSKSDIQVTVEEDNNLVIRSNGKRKREDGDEEDCKYLRLERRAPQKLMRKFRIPENSNVNAITAKCENGVLTVTIEKLPPPPKSKTVEVAIA
- the LOC131335520 gene encoding 17.4 kDa class III heat shock protein isoform X2, producing the protein MFPRPAVHHIPDSSRPLVFAVGLPESTRIFPSRTFPPPLFNFQNSASSFHSCKSNHLFVTGITSQLQILPNQFAPSESVGFPKGMSAVDSGVLDIHLLNFPDGMGKLVFPSRSNETHENKGVSSIPVDILETPKHFTFFMDVPGLSKSDIQVTVEEDNNLVIRSNGKRKREDGDEEDCKYLRLERRAPQKLMRKFRIPENSNVNAITAKCENGVLTVTIEKLPPPPKSKTVEVAIA